A region from the Drosophila mauritiana strain mau12 chromosome 2L, ASM438214v1, whole genome shotgun sequence genome encodes:
- the LOC117135723 gene encoding sister chromatid cohesion protein solo isoform X4 → MSDWEDEVVEPFVDTNGARGGDWSDDENKGKSFSGGAEDGGAGGGGDGGGGGYQGRNPNGFGRGFKRGDAGRGEETGGYRGGNRDDDAGRFREGEGDFRGGRREGKVGFRGAEGGFRGGRREEEGSFRGGRREEKGGFRGEEGGLRSEEGGFRGGRREEEGGFRGEEGGFRGGRREEEGGFRGEEGGFRGGRREEEGGFRGEEGGFRGEEGGFRGEEGGFRGGRRVEEGGFRGEEGGFRGGRREEEGGFRGEEGGSRGGKGGFRGGRREEEGGFRGEEGGFRGGRREEEGGFRGEEGGFRGGRHEEEGGFRGGRREEEGGSRGGKGSFRGGRREEEGGFRGEEGGFGGGRREEEGGSRGEEGGFRGGRREEEGGFCGEGGGFRGRRYENEDATELPPIPSSCDKDEVGAFIDQLDLSKYTTSLALIRKLRDYLLTAFKALVNQAWASVVKLTQEKRVQKAHQIRETTDMMNRLMEDMGRLICEGEHEEANGIGQFQNIGADCRADLSQWRNLQQIVVPQPSEIKNGQTNRTSGTEDARSGGLTNGDDLTEIQSAAYAVYHQVFDRGYQTGRRLYDDNQGALREDSIPTEDREHPENNQVDGSTYGVTRFLHWLSENFVTRHEIRAVRFGSPQMVFQSYAWPESPKQHISTVHQKGIFYSQPLIRTRIKSTVASEPNNSSSGQLSSMVNLARHQRSQNQETPDGVYVSRYNATGDEETPCSATVVPGRVVALRASSTPNEHRSDPGLSFIPNLTYEDGTMSSLATGGAASTPLAPSLPGEHSLGLEMDSGTVVLPADVDETRLVGHPGSTVVRSRLGGAPASTPLLSFRPRLPVIDEEHHLRFTRVSRELQMSIGFPPEETTLSQQREWGSIFRPRDEMVNYAEGPPPRQTHTARRRLRTRRRRHRIASAASPPLTPERIVRREEAFQSSRHIAATFMSSLLQSAAGEVASSGLAITRSVEEITTSIHITRNALQEEAPPTTEAITSLEVAQATRYSDSGACMQSAAFSQDLPVVAPLEISGNASIDQASFDQALAILPPINSTPIGQHPIAGFGPKTEIEMKPQIMNISNMMNASVPPMPMEVDEVPLEVSNTLANMSDHAYVTDIQILPSLQLNSLNIVSTDTTKNAVNLAPSTSTNDLQTPSDRRTSMQNQLYRVSMNDLAYISQHANVVRLMVDRQEELGAQVSSLGPFKENSQGSLHFSTMPAVKVYDPRIIQNIQKDKMRVVHGLFGALIRQSQVDMHNAPFIRNRKDALMAYRFLLELKTANIISLSSDGRFFGLL, encoded by the exons ATGTCTGACTGGGAAGATGAGGTTGTTGAG CCCTTTGTTGATACTAACGGCGCCCGCGGTGGAGATTGGAGCGATGATGAGAACAAGGGCAAAAGCTTCAGCGGCGGTGCTGAAGATGGCGGTGCTGGAGGCGGCGGCGATGGTGGAGGCGGCGGCTACCAAGGACGAAATCCAAATGGGTTCGGAAGGGGGTTCAAAAGGGGCGACGCAGGCAGGGGAGAAGAAACTGGAGGTTATCGAGGAGGAAATCGAGATGATGATGCAGGGAGATTCCGCGAAGGAGAGGGAGACTTTCGCGGTGGACGTCGCGAAGGAAAAGTCGGCTTCCGCGGTGCAGAAGGCGGCTTCCGCGGTGGACGTCGCGAAGAAGAAGGCAGCTTCCGCGGTGGACGTCGCGAAGAAAAAGGCGGCTTCCGCGGTGAAGAAGGCGGCCTCCGCAGTGAAGAAGGCGGCTTCCGCGGTGGACGTCGCGAAGAAGAAGGTGGCTTCCGCGGTGAAGAAGGCGGCTTCCGCGGTGGACGTCGCGAAGAAGAAGGCGGCTTCCGCGGTGAAGAAGGCGGCTTCCGCGGTGGACGTCGCGAAGAAGAAGGCGGCTTCCGCGGTGAAGAAGGCGGCTTCCGCGGTGAAGAAGGCGGCTTCCGCGGTGAAGAAGGCGGCTTCCGCGGTGGACGTCGCGTAGAAGAAGGCGGCTTCCGCGGTGAAGAAGGCGGCTTCCGCGGTGGACGTCGCGAAGAAGAAGGTGGCTTCCGCGGTGAAGAAGGCGGCTCCCGCGGTGGAAAAGGGGGCTTCCGCGGTGGACGTCGCGAAGAAGAAGGTGGCTTCCGCGGTGAAGAAGGCGGCTTCCGCGGTGGACGTCGCGAAGAAGAAGGTGGCTTCCGCGGTGAAGAAGGCGGCTTCCGCGGTGGACGTCACGAAGAAGAAGGCGGCTTCCGCGGTGGACGTCGCGAAGAAGAAGGTGGCTCCCGCGGTGGAAAAGGGAGCTTCCGCGGTGGACGTCGCGAAGAAGAAGGCGGCTTCCGCGGTGAAGAAG GCGGCTTCGGCGGTGGACGTCGCGAAGAAGAAGGCGGCTCCCGCGGTGAAGAAGGCGGTTTCCGCGGTGGACGTCGCGAAGAAGAAGGCGGCTTCTGCGGTGAAGGTGGCGGCTTCCGAGGTCGGCGGTACGAAAACGAGGATG CTACGGAACTGCCGCCGATCCCATCGAGCTGCGATAAGGATGAGGTGGGCGCATTCATCGATCAGCTGGACCTGAGCAAGTACACGACCAGCCTAGCATTGATTCGGAAATTACGTGACTATTTGCTGACTGCATTTAAGGCTTTGGTGAACCAAGCATGGGCTTCTGTCGTGAAATTAACTCAAGAAAAGCGTGTCCAAAAGGCACATCAGATACGGGAAACAACAGATATGATGAATCGCCTTATGGAGGACATGGGCCGATTGATTTGTGAGGGCGAACATGAGGAAGCGAATGGGATTGGACAGTTTCAAAACATTGGTGCGGATTGCAGAGCTGATTTGTCGCAATGGAGGAATTTGCAGCAAATTGTGGTGCCGCAACCTTCGGAGATCAAAAATGGACAAACAAACAGGACAAGCGGTACTGAGGACGCTCGATCAGGAGGTTTAACCAATGGCGATGACTTAACCGAAATACAAAGCGCCGCATACGCCGTGTATCATCAGGTTTTTGATCGAGGTTACCAAACCGGTCGACGGCTGTATGATGATAATCAAGGAGCATTGAGAGAAGATTCCATTCCAACAGAAGACCGAGAACACCCAGAAAATAATCAAGTGGATGGATCAACATATGGAGTGACTAGATTTCTGCACTGGCTAAGTGAAAACTTTGTCACTCGGCATGAAATAAGGGCAGTACGTTTTGGCAGTCCGCAAATGGTTTTTCAATCGTATGCCTGGCCAGAATCTCCGAAGCAGCACATTTCGACGGTCCATCAAAAAGGCATATTTTATTCTCAGCCCTTAATTAGGACACGCATAAAATCCACTGTTGCGAGCGAGCCAAACAATTCGAGTAGTGGTCAGCTCAGCAGTATGGTAAACTTGGCACGACATCAGCGGTCGCAAAATCAGGAAACGCCAGATGGAGTTTACGTTAGCCGCTACAATGCAACTGGAGATGAGGAGACTCCCTGCTCCGCAACTGTAGTCCCGGGCAGAGTAGTGGCTCTGCGTGCTTCGAGCACCCCAAATGAACATAGGAGCGATCCAGG CTTGTCTTTTATACCCAATTTGACTTACGAAGATGGGACCATGTCATCATTGGCAACAGGCGGCGCTGCATCGACACCGTTGGCTCCATCACTGCCAGGAGAGCATTCATTGGGGTTAGAAATGGATAGCGGCACTGTGGTGCTACCAGCTGATGTGGATGAAACCCGTTTAGTCGGACATCCAGGATCAACAGTGGTGCGTTCTCGGCTTGGAGGCGCTCCAGCATCAACCCCTTTACTATCATTCCGACCTAGACTGCCGGTCATTGACGAAGAGCATCATCTACGCTTTACCAGGGTGTCACGCGAGCTGCAGATGAGTATTGGTTTCCCGCCGGAAGAGACTACACTAAGCCAGCAACGTGAGTGGGGCTCGATTTTCCGTCCACGTGATGAAATGGTTAACTATGCCGAAGGTCCACCTCCTCGCCAAACACACACGGCTCGTCGTCGCTTGCGTACACGCAGACGACGTCATCGTATCGCATCAGCAGCCAGTCCGCCACTAACGCCGGAAAGAATTGTTCGTCGTGAGGAAGCCTTCCAAAGCAGCCGACATATTGCAGCCACTTTTATGTCCAGCTTGCTACAAAGCGCAGCTGGAGAAGTGGCGTCTTCAGGTCTGGCAATAACCCGTTCAGTGGAAGAGATAACGACATCAATCCATATCACACGAAATGCACTACAGGAGGAGGCACCACCGACCACAGAAGCAATCACCTCCCTAGAAGTTGCCCAGGCAACAAGATATTCGGATTCTGGGGCTTGTATGCAATCTGCAGCGTTCTCTCAAGATCTTCCTGTAGTAGCTCCTTTGGAGATATCCGGAAATGCATCAATTGACCAAGCATCGTTTGATCAAGCTTTGGCCATATTACCTCCCATAAATTCCACTCCAATAGGTCAGCATCCAATTGCTGGGTTTGGACCTAAAAccgaaattgaaatgaaacccCAAATAATGAACATCTCTAATATGATGAATGCTTCGGTTCCACCTATGCCAATGGAAGTCGACGAAGTTCCACTGGAGGTATCAAACACTTTGGCCAATATGAGCGATCATGCTTATGTGACTGATATACAGATACTACCGTCGTTGCAACTCAATTCTTTGAATATTGTTAGCACAGATACTACCAAGAATGCAGTAAATCTCGCCCCATCGACATCAACAAATGATTTGCAAACGCCAAGTGACCGCAGAACATCAATGCAAAACCAATTGTATCGAGTGTCCATGAACGACTTGGCATATATTTCACAACACGCTAATGTGGTTCGCCTGATGGTGGATCGTCAAGAGGAACTAGGGGCACAGGTTAGCTCCCTGGGGCCTTTTAAGGAAAATAGCCAAGGCTCGCTACATTTTAGTACTATGCCCGCTGTTAAAGTCTACGATCCACGCATCATTCAGAACATTCAGAAGGATAAGATGAGAGTAGTTCATGGGCTCTTCGGTGCTCTTATCAGGCAGTCCCAGGTTGATATGCACAATGCGCCATTCATTCGCAATCGCAAAGATGCGTTGATGGCATATCGCTTTTTACTTGAGCTTAAGACTGCAAATATAATAAGTCTTAGCTCGGATGGTAGATTCTTCGGGCTGCTGTAA
- the LOC117135723 gene encoding sister chromatid cohesion protein solo isoform X7 — MSDWEDEVVEPFVDTNGARGGDWSDDENKGKSFSGGAEDGGAGGGGDGGGGGYQGRNPNGFGRGFKRGDAGRGEETGGYRGGNRDDDAGRFREGEGDFRGGRREGKVGFRGAEGGFRGGRREEEGSFRGGRREEKGGFRGEEGGLRSEEGGFRGGRREEEGGFRGEEGGFRGGRREEEGGFRGEEGGSRGGKGGFRGGRREEEGGFRGEEGGFRGGRREEEGGFRGEEGGFRGGRHEEEGGFRGGRREEEGGSRGGKGSFRGGRREEEGGFRGEEGGFRGEEGGFRGGKGGCRGGRREEEGGFRGEEGGFGGGRREEEGGSRGEEGGFRGGRREEEGGFCGEGGGFRGRRYENEDATELPPIPSSCDKDEVGAFIDQLDLSKYTTSLALIRKLRDYLLTAFKALVNQAWASVVKLTQEKRVQKAHQIRETTDMMNRLMEDMGRLICEGEHEEANGIGQFQNIGADCRADLSQWRNLQQIVVPQPSEIKNGQTNRTSGTEDARSGGLTNGDDLTEIQSAAYAVYHQVFDRGYQTGRRLYDDNQGALREDSIPTEDREHPENNQVDGSTYGVTRFLHWLSENFVTRHEIRAVRFGSPQMVFQSYAWPESPKQHISTVHQKGIFYSQPLIRTRIKSTVASEPNNSSSGQLSSMVNLARHQRSQNQETPDGVYVSRYNATGDEETPCSATVVPGRVVALRASSTPNEHRSDPGLSFIPNLTYEDGTMSSLATGGAASTPLAPSLPGEHSLGLEMDSGTVVLPADVDETRLVGHPGSTVVRSRLGGAPASTPLLSFRPRLPVIDEEHHLRFTRVSRELQMSIGFPPEETTLSQQREWGSIFRPRDEMVNYAEGPPPRQTHTARRRLRTRRRRHRIASAASPPLTPERIVRREEAFQSSRHIAATFMSSLLQSAAGEVASSGLAITRSVEEITTSIHITRNALQEEAPPTTEAITSLEVAQATRYSDSGACMQSAAFSQDLPVVAPLEISGNASIDQASFDQALAILPPINSTPIGQHPIAGFGPKTEIEMKPQIMNISNMMNASVPPMPMEVDEVPLEVSNTLANMSDHAYVTDIQILPSLQLNSLNIVSTDTTKNAVNLAPSTSTNDLQTPSDRRTSMQNQLYRVSMNDLAYISQHANVVRLMVDRQEELGAQVSSLGPFKENSQGSLHFSTMPAVKVYDPRIIQNIQKDKMRVVHGLFGALIRQSQVDMHNAPFIRNRKDALMAYRFLLELKTANIISLSSDGRFFGLL, encoded by the exons ATGTCTGACTGGGAAGATGAGGTTGTTGAG CCCTTTGTTGATACTAACGGCGCCCGCGGTGGAGATTGGAGCGATGATGAGAACAAGGGCAAAAGCTTCAGCGGCGGTGCTGAAGATGGCGGTGCTGGAGGCGGCGGCGATGGTGGAGGCGGCGGCTACCAAGGACGAAATCCAAATGGGTTCGGAAGGGGGTTCAAAAGGGGCGACGCAGGCAGGGGAGAAGAAACTGGAGGTTATCGAGGAGGAAATCGAGATGATGATGCAGGGAGATTCCGCGAAGGAGAGGGAGACTTTCGCGGTGGACGTCGCGAAGGAAAAGTCGGCTTCCGCGGTGCAGAAGGCGGCTTCCGCGGTGGACGTCGCGAAGAAGAAGGCAGCTTCCGCGGTGGACGTCGCGAAGAAAAAGGCGGCTTCCGCGGTGAAGAAGGCGGCCTCCGCAGTGAAGAAGGCGGCTTCCGCGGTGGACGTCGCGAAGAAGAAGGTGGCTTCCGCGGTGAAGAAGGCGGCTTCCGCGGTGGACGTCGCGAAGAAGAAG GTGGCTTCCGCGGTGAAGAAGGCGGCTCCCGCGGTGGAAAAGGGGGCTTCCGCGGTGGACGTCGCGAAGAAGAAGGTGGCTTCCGCGGTGAAGAAGGCGGCTTCCGCGGTGGACGTCGCGAAGAAGAAGGTGGCTTCCGCGGTGAAGAAGGCGGCTTCCGCGGTGGACGTCACGAAGAAGAAGGCGGCTTCCGCGGTGGACGTCGCGAAGAAGAAGGTGGCTCCCGCGGTGGAAAAGGGAGCTTCCGCGGTGGACGTCGCGAAGAAGAAGGCGGCTTCCGCGGTGAAGAAGGCGGCTTCCGCGGTGAAGAAGGCGGTTTCCGCGGTGGAAAAGGCGGCTGCCGCGGTGGACGTCGCGAAGAAGAAGGCGGCTTCCGCGGTGAAGAAGGCGGCTTCGGCGGTGGACGTCGCGAAGAAGAAGGCGGCTCCCGCGGTGAAGAAGGCGGTTTCCGCGGTGGACGTCGCGAAGAAGAAGGCGGCTTCTGCGGTGAAGGTGGCGGCTTCCGAGGTCGGCGGTACGAAAACGAGGATG CTACGGAACTGCCGCCGATCCCATCGAGCTGCGATAAGGATGAGGTGGGCGCATTCATCGATCAGCTGGACCTGAGCAAGTACACGACCAGCCTAGCATTGATTCGGAAATTACGTGACTATTTGCTGACTGCATTTAAGGCTTTGGTGAACCAAGCATGGGCTTCTGTCGTGAAATTAACTCAAGAAAAGCGTGTCCAAAAGGCACATCAGATACGGGAAACAACAGATATGATGAATCGCCTTATGGAGGACATGGGCCGATTGATTTGTGAGGGCGAACATGAGGAAGCGAATGGGATTGGACAGTTTCAAAACATTGGTGCGGATTGCAGAGCTGATTTGTCGCAATGGAGGAATTTGCAGCAAATTGTGGTGCCGCAACCTTCGGAGATCAAAAATGGACAAACAAACAGGACAAGCGGTACTGAGGACGCTCGATCAGGAGGTTTAACCAATGGCGATGACTTAACCGAAATACAAAGCGCCGCATACGCCGTGTATCATCAGGTTTTTGATCGAGGTTACCAAACCGGTCGACGGCTGTATGATGATAATCAAGGAGCATTGAGAGAAGATTCCATTCCAACAGAAGACCGAGAACACCCAGAAAATAATCAAGTGGATGGATCAACATATGGAGTGACTAGATTTCTGCACTGGCTAAGTGAAAACTTTGTCACTCGGCATGAAATAAGGGCAGTACGTTTTGGCAGTCCGCAAATGGTTTTTCAATCGTATGCCTGGCCAGAATCTCCGAAGCAGCACATTTCGACGGTCCATCAAAAAGGCATATTTTATTCTCAGCCCTTAATTAGGACACGCATAAAATCCACTGTTGCGAGCGAGCCAAACAATTCGAGTAGTGGTCAGCTCAGCAGTATGGTAAACTTGGCACGACATCAGCGGTCGCAAAATCAGGAAACGCCAGATGGAGTTTACGTTAGCCGCTACAATGCAACTGGAGATGAGGAGACTCCCTGCTCCGCAACTGTAGTCCCGGGCAGAGTAGTGGCTCTGCGTGCTTCGAGCACCCCAAATGAACATAGGAGCGATCCAGG CTTGTCTTTTATACCCAATTTGACTTACGAAGATGGGACCATGTCATCATTGGCAACAGGCGGCGCTGCATCGACACCGTTGGCTCCATCACTGCCAGGAGAGCATTCATTGGGGTTAGAAATGGATAGCGGCACTGTGGTGCTACCAGCTGATGTGGATGAAACCCGTTTAGTCGGACATCCAGGATCAACAGTGGTGCGTTCTCGGCTTGGAGGCGCTCCAGCATCAACCCCTTTACTATCATTCCGACCTAGACTGCCGGTCATTGACGAAGAGCATCATCTACGCTTTACCAGGGTGTCACGCGAGCTGCAGATGAGTATTGGTTTCCCGCCGGAAGAGACTACACTAAGCCAGCAACGTGAGTGGGGCTCGATTTTCCGTCCACGTGATGAAATGGTTAACTATGCCGAAGGTCCACCTCCTCGCCAAACACACACGGCTCGTCGTCGCTTGCGTACACGCAGACGACGTCATCGTATCGCATCAGCAGCCAGTCCGCCACTAACGCCGGAAAGAATTGTTCGTCGTGAGGAAGCCTTCCAAAGCAGCCGACATATTGCAGCCACTTTTATGTCCAGCTTGCTACAAAGCGCAGCTGGAGAAGTGGCGTCTTCAGGTCTGGCAATAACCCGTTCAGTGGAAGAGATAACGACATCAATCCATATCACACGAAATGCACTACAGGAGGAGGCACCACCGACCACAGAAGCAATCACCTCCCTAGAAGTTGCCCAGGCAACAAGATATTCGGATTCTGGGGCTTGTATGCAATCTGCAGCGTTCTCTCAAGATCTTCCTGTAGTAGCTCCTTTGGAGATATCCGGAAATGCATCAATTGACCAAGCATCGTTTGATCAAGCTTTGGCCATATTACCTCCCATAAATTCCACTCCAATAGGTCAGCATCCAATTGCTGGGTTTGGACCTAAAAccgaaattgaaatgaaacccCAAATAATGAACATCTCTAATATGATGAATGCTTCGGTTCCACCTATGCCAATGGAAGTCGACGAAGTTCCACTGGAGGTATCAAACACTTTGGCCAATATGAGCGATCATGCTTATGTGACTGATATACAGATACTACCGTCGTTGCAACTCAATTCTTTGAATATTGTTAGCACAGATACTACCAAGAATGCAGTAAATCTCGCCCCATCGACATCAACAAATGATTTGCAAACGCCAAGTGACCGCAGAACATCAATGCAAAACCAATTGTATCGAGTGTCCATGAACGACTTGGCATATATTTCACAACACGCTAATGTGGTTCGCCTGATGGTGGATCGTCAAGAGGAACTAGGGGCACAGGTTAGCTCCCTGGGGCCTTTTAAGGAAAATAGCCAAGGCTCGCTACATTTTAGTACTATGCCCGCTGTTAAAGTCTACGATCCACGCATCATTCAGAACATTCAGAAGGATAAGATGAGAGTAGTTCATGGGCTCTTCGGTGCTCTTATCAGGCAGTCCCAGGTTGATATGCACAATGCGCCATTCATTCGCAATCGCAAAGATGCGTTGATGGCATATCGCTTTTTACTTGAGCTTAAGACTGCAAATATAATAAGTCTTAGCTCGGATGGTAGATTCTTCGGGCTGCTGTAA
- the LOC117135723 gene encoding ATP-dependent RNA helicase vasa isoform X11 codes for MSDWEDEPFVDTNGARGGDWSDDENKGKSFSGGAEDGGAGGGGDGGGGGYQGRNPNGFGRGFKRGDAGRGEETGGYRGGNRDDDAGRFREGEGDFRGGRREGKVGFRGAEGGFRGGRREEEGSFRGGRREEKGGFRGEEGGLRSEEGGFRGGRREEEGGFRGEEGGFRGGRREEEGGFRGEEGGFRGGRREEEGGFRGEEGGFRGEEGGFRGEEGGFRGGRRVEEGGFRGEEGGFRGGRREEEGGFRGEEGGSRGGKGGFRGGRREEEGGFRGEEGGFRGGRREEEGGFRGEEGGFRGGRHEEEGGFRGGRREEEGGSRGGKGSFRGGRREEEGGFRGEEGGFRGEEGGFRGGKGGCRGGRREEEGGFRGEEGGFGGGRREEEGGSRGEEGGFRGGRREEEGGFCGEGGGFRGRRYENEDGDERRGRREGFNQEPRGERNERGEAGFERRRRNEDDINNNNDIVEDVQKKREFYIPPAPSNDETEIFSSGIASGINFSKYDNIPVKVTGNDVPAGIKNFTSADLRDIIVENVKKSGYKVPTPIQKRAIPVITAGRDLMACAQTGSGKTASFLLPIISKLLDDPQDLEFGRPQAVIVSPTRELAIQIFDEARKFAFESYLKIGIVYGGTSFRHQNDCITKGSHVLIATLGRLLDFVDRAFVTFEDTRFVVLDEADRMLDMGFSEGMRKLMTHVTMRPQHQTLMFSATFPEDIQRLAGEFLNNYVFVAIGMVGGACSDVKQTIYEVSKFNKRAKLMEILREDADGTIVFVETKRGADFLASYLSETEFPTTSIHGDRLQSQREQALRDFKNGSMKVLIATSVASRGLDIKNIKHVINYDMPKSIDDYVHRIGRTGRVGNNGRATTFFDPDQDRVIAADLIKILDGAGQTVPEFLRNLGACDGGGYSTQDFGGVDVRGRGNYVNDATNVEADEDWE; via the exons ATGTCTGACTGGGAAGATGAG CCCTTTGTTGATACTAACGGCGCCCGCGGTGGAGATTGGAGCGATGATGAGAACAAGGGCAAAAGCTTCAGCGGCGGTGCTGAAGATGGCGGTGCTGGAGGCGGCGGCGATGGTGGAGGCGGCGGCTACCAAGGACGAAATCCAAATGGGTTCGGAAGGGGGTTCAAAAGGGGCGACGCAGGCAGGGGAGAAGAAACTGGAGGTTATCGAGGAGGAAATCGAGATGATGATGCAGGGAGATTCCGCGAAGGAGAGGGAGACTTTCGCGGTGGACGTCGCGAAGGAAAAGTCGGCTTCCGCGGTGCAGAAGGCGGCTTCCGCGGTGGACGTCGCGAAGAAGAAGGCAGCTTCCGCGGTGGACGTCGCGAAGAAAAAGGCGGCTTCCGCGGTGAAGAAGGCGGCCTCCGCAGTGAAGAAGGCGGCTTCCGCGGTGGACGTCGCGAAGAAGAAGGTGGCTTCCGCGGTGAAGAAGGCGGCTTCCGCGGTGGACGTCGCGAAGAAGAAGGCGGCTTCCGCGGTGAAGAAGGCGGCTTCCGCGGTGGACGTCGCGAAGAAGAAGGCGGCTTCCGCGGTGAAGAAGGCGGCTTCCGCGGTGAAGAAGGCGGCTTCCGCGGTGAAGAAGGCGGCTTCCGCGGTGGACGTCGCGTAGAAGAAGGCGGCTTCCGCGGTGAAGAAGGCGGCTTCCGCGGTGGACGTCGCGAAGAAGAAGGTGGCTTCCGCGGTGAAGAAGGCGGCTCCCGCGGTGGAAAAGGGGGCTTCCGCGGTGGACGTCGCGAAGAAGAAGGTGGCTTCCGCGGTGAAGAAGGCGGCTTCCGCGGTGGACGTCGCGAAGAAGAAGGTGGCTTCCGCGGTGAAGAAGGCGGCTTCCGCGGTGGACGTCACGAAGAAGAAGGCGGCTTCCGCGGTGGACGTCGCGAAGAAGAAGGTGGCTCCCGCGGTGGAAAAGGGAGCTTCCGCGGTGGACGTCGCGAAGAAGAAGGCGGCTTCCGCGGTGAAGAAGGCGGCTTCCGCGGTGAAGAAGGCGGTTTCCGCGGTGGAAAAGGCGGCTGCCGCGGTGGACGTCGCGAAGAAGAAGGCGGCTTCCGCGGTGAAGAAGGCGGCTTCGGCGGTGGACGTCGCGAAGAAGAAGGCGGCTCCCGCGGTGAAGAAGGCGGTTTCCGCGGTGGACGTCGCGAAGAAGAAGGCGGCTTCTGCGGTGAAGGTGGCGGCTTCCGAGGTCGGCGGTACGAAAACGAGGATG GTGATGAACGTCGTGGAAGACGCGAAGGCTTTAATCAGGAGCCACGCGGCGAACGTAACGAAAGAGGAGAGGCTGGTTTTGAGAGGCGCCGTCGCAATGAAGACGatattaacaacaacaacgataTCGTCGAAGACGTCCAGAAAAAGCGAGAATTTTACATTCCGCCCGCGCCGTCTAACGACGAAACAGAGATCTTTAGCAGTGGCATTGCTTCCGGCATAAATTTCTCCAAATATGACAACATACCGGTTAAG GTGACCGGCAACGACGTTCCAGCAGGAATAAAAAACTTTACGAGTGCTGATTTGAGGGACATTATTGTGGAAAATGTCAAGAAATCTGGATACAAGGTACCGACGCCAATACAAAAGCGTGCTATACCTGTAATTACCGCTGGCCGTGATTTAATGGCTTGCGCACAGACTGGCTCAGGAAAAACTGCTAGTTTTTTGTTGCCAATTATCAGCAAATTGTTAGATGATCCTCAAGATCTGGAGTTTGGAAGACCGCAGGCAGTGATTGTATCCCCAACTAGAGAGCTGGCAATTCAGATCTTTGACGAGGCGAGGAAGTTTGCTTTCGAGTCATATCTAAAGATCGGCATTGTTTACGGAGGCACCTCGTTCAGACATCAAAACGATTGCATTACCAAAGGCTCTCACGTATTGATCGCCACTCTGGGACGACTTCTGGATTTCGTGGATCGGGCTTTTGTCACGTTTGAAGACACTCGATTCGTTGTGCTGGATGAGGCCGATCGCATGCTAGATATGGGCTTCTCTGAAGGCATGCGAAAACTCATGACGCATGTAACTATGCGTCCACAACATCAGACATTGATGTTTTCCGCCACGTTCCCCGAAGATATACAACGATTGGCTGGCGAGTTTCTGAACAATTACGTGTTCGTGGCCATTGGCATGGTGGGCGGAGCTTGCTCTGATGTGAAGCAGACCATTTACGAAGTCAGTAAGTTCAACAAGCGAGCCAAGCTAATG GAAATCCTTCGCGAGGATGCAGATGGCACCATTGTGTTTGTGGAGACAAAGCGAGGCGCCGACTTTTTAGCTTCCTACCTGTCAGAAACGGAGTTTCCGACTACCTCCATTCATGGCGATCGTCTCCAGAGTCAACGCGAGCAGGCCTTGCGTGATTTCAAGAACGGCTCCATGAAAGTTCTCATAGCCACTTCAGTGGCTTCACGCGGACTTG ATATTAAAAACATCAAGCATGTGATCAACTATGACATGCCCAAAAGTATCGATGACTACGTACATCGCATTGGACGTACAGGTCGTGTAGGCAACAATGGACGTGCCACAACCTTCTTTGATCCTGACCAGGACAGAGTTATTGCTGCGGACTTGATAAAAATCTTGGACGGAGCTGGCCAGACTGTTCCGGAGTTTCTACGCAACTTGGGTGCGTGCGATGGTGGGGGTTATTCCACTCAAGATTTCGGTGGCGTGGATGTGCGTGGCAGG GGAAATTACGTGAACGATGCCACCAATGTCGAGGCAGACGAGGACTGGGAATAG